The following are from one region of the Colias croceus chromosome 4, ilColCroc2.1 genome:
- the LOC123690858 gene encoding uncharacterized protein LOC123690858: MSGEAISYDDVSYVDVHSLPLRPPQPLVPPEKAVRRSWHPVMWDEANHEGQPVKEDEEEQKTKEYPHKKQIRNIKRLVAEGKIKPTSESLIFFLCNKFAISEERQAKMNSG; the protein is encoded by the exons ATGAGCGGAGAGGCTATATCGTACGACGACGTAAGCTACGTGGACGTGCACTCGCTGCCGCTGAGACCGCCGCAGCCGCTCGTCCCGCCCGAGAAGGCCGTGCGCAGATCCTGGCACCCCGTCATGTGGGATGAAGCCAACCACGAGGGACAACCCGTTAAGGAAGACGAG GAGGAACAAAAAACTAAAGAGTACCCTCACAAGAAACAAATTCGCAACATCAAGCGTCTCGTCGCAGAAGGAAAGATAAAACCGACATCAGAATCTCTcatatttttcctttgtaaTAAGTTTGCGATATCTGAAGAAAGGCAGGCTAAAATGAACTCCGGTTAA
- the LOC123690857 gene encoding uncharacterized protein LOC123690857 — translation MFKLKCLFIVIIACGEVLSYDEQRSGFVPGLDFENIFNDENSGIISLASNPIAAAMLKADKSQYPKLFDTIVSSSIDSLQSQTAPRENIFDAQNFGFIPIASQSFPHQANRKSESESHQRLTNSNSQQNVRPLRYNIQTVHDANYKVFKPEENEDGVEILEALKKNPTVAAYFQPLVNAEVSHPLHYRREDAVEQFQSNQNYKSNPYIAGPARIRRYTRGRSRDSGKKRNDEEDDDPYGYRAEYISIPKAFGGSLYSSPYKEKKDSDDKYEYPYKYDSGYDHKEYDRIKELSEKQAAEIRQNPGNCKEVKRDGMKCMTCKDPKTGGNYESCSYEAEPKNNKYAYSKERKFDSNDEPDEKEDSSEKADQPNKAEKYKESQEETAPQKFAKLKEGQPSESDNSGEKYKSYYVHTSNPKPSAALRASSEESSAESKEAKPYDYKKALPGFYTDNEPKKDVENVLAEFKKKDRSACKKVHKNGMTCFQCLDKSGQKHEECMFVSESAPKQSHLAYQEVKEFTSKPTTLDSGNEGAESKTITTSTPPKQKSAAYTAEPSNNKKVKRKKASQAALVTAATNPVAQTTEVKNLNNNQKIKRSPETDEKIESDGTKIAPPEEFAGADSKGAFWADTMPRYSSALGVTLPEYMLSRSEHENSFDELVAGA, via the exons atgttcaaattaaaatgtcTG TTTATAGTGATTATCGCTTGCGGGGAAGTGCTTTCATATGATGAGCAGCGAAGCGGATTTGTACCAGGACTGgactttgaaaatattttcaatgacGAAAATTCTG gaaTCATATCTCTTGCATCAAATCCTATCGCCGCAGCAATGCTAAAAGCAGATAAGAGTCAATatccaaaattatttgatacaATAGTCAGTAGCTCTATAGATTCTTTGCAAAGTCAAACAGCTCCCAGGGAGAACATTTTTGATGCGCAAAATTTTGGTTTTATCCCTATTGCCAGTCAAAGCTTTCCCCATCAAGCTAATAGAAAATCAGAGTCAGAATCACACCAAAGActaacaaattcaaattcacaACAAAACGTTCGCCCTTtaagatataatattcaaactgTACATGATGCAAATTATAAAGTGTTTAAACCTGAAGAGAATGAGGATGGAGTGGAAATTTTGGAGGCATTAAAAAAGAATCCTACGGTTGCAGCTTATTTTCAGCCATTAGTTAATGCTGAAGTTAGTCATCCTCTACATTACCGTAGAGAAGATGCAGTTGAACAATTTCAAAGTAATCAGAACTACAAGTCAAATCCTTATATTGCAGGACCAGCTCGTATTCGACGCTATACAAGGGGACGAAGCCGAGATAGTGGGAAAAAGAGAAACGACGAAGAGGATGATGATCCTTATGGTTATAGGGCGGAGTATATTTCAATACCAAAAGCTTTTGGAGGAAGCCTGTATAGTAGTCCttataaagaaaagaaagattCTGATGACAAGTATGAGTATCCTTACAAATATGATTCTGGGTATGACCATAAAGAATACGATAGGATAAAGGAGCTTTCTGAAAAACAAGCTGCTGAAATCAGACAGAATCCTGGAAATTGTAAGGAAGTCAAAAGGGATGGTATGAAATGTATGACTTGTAAAGATCCAAAAACAGGTGGAAATTATGAATCGTGTTCATATGAAGCTGAgccgaaaaataataaatatgcgtATTCCAAAGAGCGAAAATTTGACAGCAATGATGAACCTGATGAAAAAGAGGACTCGAGCGAAAAAGCTGATCAACCAAATAAGgcagaaaaatataaagaatcaCAAGAAGAAACGGCCCCACAAAAGTTTGCGAAATTAAAGGAAGGTCAGCCAAGCGAGAGCGATAATTCAggagaaaaatataaatcatattatgtacacaCCTCAAACCCTAAACCCAGTGCAGCGTTGCGAGCATCAAGTGAAGAATCTTCTGCTGAGAGTAAAGAAGCGAAACCATATGATTATAAAAAAGCTCTTCCCGGATTTTATACGGACAATGAGCCAAAAAAAGACGTAGAAAATGTTTTAGcagaatttaaaaagaaagataGATCGGCATGTAAAAAAGTTCATAAAAATGGTATGACATGCTTTCAATGCCTAGATAAATCTGGTCAAAAGCACGAagaatgtatgtttgtttctgaATCAGCGCCAAAACAAAGTCATTTAGCATATCAAGAAGTTAAAGAATTTACTTCAAAACCTACAACTCTCGATAGCGGCAATGAAGGTGCCGAAAGCAAAACTATAACAACAAGTACGCCACCAAAACAGAAATCAGCAGCTTACACAGCTGAACCTAGCAACAACAAAAAAGTAAAACGGAAAAAGGCCTCACAAGCTGCCTTAGTCACCGCTGCTACAAATCCTGTTGCTCAGACGACagaagttaaaaatttaaacaataatcagaaaataaaaagaagtCCTGAAACTGATGAAAAAATTGAAAGCGACGGCACTAAAATCGCCCCTCCTGAAGAATTTGCAGGAGCTGATTCCAAAGGCGCATTTTGGGCAGACACGATGCCACGGTATAGTTCAGCTTTAGGAGTCACTTTACCCGAATATATGCTTTCGAGATCTGAACATGAAAATTCATTTGATGAACTCGTCGCAGGAGCGTAG
- the LOC123691277 gene encoding VPS35 endosomal protein-sorting factor-like isoform X1, with protein sequence MPTYYPWTTAKKQKLKDYEYPCLEVSTHPLKMDIVKTMPSSKKSFIESLQKWSSPFEELDPLKRFERMNNEEESLPVELNIDTSTNYSKAWSMKRTFILNKYTTGEKLTIVSSFLPGGEKISTFSALIRQVSNLNEKVKHRLEQLDDFDEGSVRKTMGLSQQEFITKVHMLDDEIKKAWDSEQRVKAFKIAIQCSKLLSDVTVMQFYPSKFVLISDVLDNFGSLVYDRLKKKSFGNLDVKFMDIDSNSVPEIAKETCQNWLFKMASIRELLPRLYMEMALLQCYVFISKDEIKATIIRLTKMIRGMGNPLVAIYIRVYLCNIASKLLGKDSEQYFYENLKEFIDEYQQIFHSSMLKKYGTQLLTADQYLNLYVPAVDWLLLGSLNQTTNKQALLDDLLQKCDQIENSELLLCCITSAFDSTSIINKSTTILDLIRKNVDGMVMSHQILASLGEHLCHAESYRQLSSEVLSQNWWKLASSMKGTANFLQVLEPWIQFACLQLSTQHINIILRGTIRYMIKCGQPADDYSVQIQAVVKRMLRHIPDVEELFLMDAFMPLVELVQTSSARTMMAKTVLSIFFDRYKSVQIDDPIVISSLMRLSRILHDSINAVSVEDESKACAELINKFIQASHHDDLEQQLNFYVECRAAFIKLDTVLVALVHAVNTLSTLAHEWRGRWLQRACAAYCFITVPSLHCALSKATLYLLSGQVALLNNCIGQAEANLKALVGLIPDIPQYIQEDGQKKPTHDRVLGLISNFLSTLLVLPDNVDSNSKAYILSGFIKTMEKIQWRKTDALYYTTLLRVLDLLSEMTQEQYAYHIDSVISNDELYGSDEEFIKYLDNHATNICQELLVVLKALADAKETKKQYNLALELFWRIVRRADLTQPAMSGLASNLWMLSQKLQDSNTKYSKTILSVLKNDPAGQRLLEKLKV encoded by the exons GAACGGATGAATAATGAAGAG GAATCTTTACCTGTAGAATTAAACATTGATACATCTACAAATTATTCCAAAGCATGGAGTATGAaacgtacatttattttaaacaaatataccaCAGGAGAAAAGCTTACAATTGTCAGCAGCTTTCTACCAGGTGGAGAGAAAA ttaGTACTTTTTCAGCTTTAATAAGGCAGGTttctaatttgaatgaaaaagtGAAACATAGATTAGAGCAACTTGATGATTTTGATGAGGGTTCAGTTCGAAAAACCATGGGTTTAAGTCAGCAAGAGTTTATTACTAAAGTCCACATGTTAgatgatgaaataaaaaag GCTTGGGATTCAGAGCAAAGAGTTAAAGCATTCAAAATTGCAATTCAGTGCTCAAAATTACTTTCTGATGTAACTGTAATGCAATTCTATCCCAgcaaatttgttttaataagtGATGTATTGGACAATTTTGGCTCATTAGTATATGAtcgtttgaaaaaaaaaagttttgg AAATTTAGATGTAAAATTTATGGACATAGATTCAAATTCCGTTCCTGAAATAGCAAAGGAGACATGTCAAAATTGGCTGTTTAAGATGGCATCGATAAGAGAACTCTTGCCTCGTTTATATATGGAAATGGCGTTGTTACAATGCTACGTATTTATTTCCAAGGATGAAATAAAAGCAACTATTATTCGATTAACTAAAATGATACGGGGAATGGGTAACCCACTAGTTGCTATATATATACGGGTCTATTTATGCAATATAGCATCAAAATTATTGGGCAAAGATagtgagcaatatttttatgaaaatttaaaagaatttattGATGAATATCAGCag ATTTTTCACAGTTCAATGCTGAAAAAGTATGGCACACAACTATTGACTGCAGATCAATATTTAAACTTGTATGTGCCTGCAGTGGATTGGTTACTTTTGGGGTCTCTAAACCAAACTACTAATAAACAAGCTCTTTTGGATGATCTATTGCAGAAGTGTGATCAAATTGAAAATAG tgAACTTCTGCTGTGTTGTATCACATCAGCTTTTGATTCAACTAGCATCATTAATAAATCTACAACAATTCTAGACCTAATTCGTAAAAATGTTGATGGAATGG TGATGTCACATCAAATATTAGCGTCTCTCGGGGAGCATTTGTGTCACGCGGAAAGTTATCGCCAATTGTCTTCGGAGGTGTTGAGCCAGAACTGGTGGAAACTAGCCAGTAGCATGAAGGGCACGGCTAACTTCCTGCAAGTGTTGGAACCGTGGATACAATTTGCATGCTTACAGTTGTCT ACACaacatataaacataatattgcgGGGTACAATTCGATACATGATCAAATGCGGGCAGCCGGCGGACGACTACTCCGTACAGATTCAAGCTGTAGTCAAAAGAATGCTGAGGCACATTCCTGATGTTGAGGAACTCTTCTTGATG GATGCGTTCATGCCCCTCGTCGAGTTGGTTCAAACTTCAAGTGCTCGAACGATGATGGCGAAGACGGTGCTGTCGATATTTTTCGATAGATATAAATCGGTGCAAATAGATGATCCTATTGTAATATCGAGTTTGATGCGTCTCAGCCGAATTCTACATGACTCCATCAA TGCAGTGAGTGTAGAAGACGAGAGCAAGGCGTGTGCagaattgataaataaattcatcCAAGCGTCGCACCACGACGATCTGGAGCAACAACTGAACTTCTACGTGGAATGCAGGGCCGCGTTCATCAAACTTGACACTGTTCTTGTGGCACTTGTACAT GCGGTGAACACGCTGTCGACGCTTGCGCACGAGTGGCGCGGGCGCTGGCTGCAGCGCGCGTGCGCCGCGTACTGCTTCATCACGGTGCCGTCGCTGCACTGCGCGCTCAGCAAGGCCACGCTCTACCTGCTCTCGGGGCAGGTGGCGCTGCTCAACAACTGCATCGGACAGG CTGAAGCGAATTTAAAAGCCCTGGTTGGTTTAATACCGGACATACCGCAATACATCCAAGAGGACGGTCAGAAGAAACCCACGCATGACCGAGTTTTGGgattaataagtaatttccTATCAACGCTCTTAGTACTGCCA gacAACGTAGACAGTAATAGCAAAGCATATATTTTGAGCGGCTTCATAAAAACGATGGAGAAAATACAATGGCGGAAAACAGACGCTTTATATTACACGACGCTACTGCGTGTTTTAGACTTGCTTAGTGAAATGACGCAGGAGCAGTACGCGTATCACATAGATTcag TTATATCAAATGACGAGCTGTATGGTTCGGACGAAGAATTCATTAAATATCTGGATAATCATGCGACAAACATATGCCAAGAGTTACTTGTCGTATTGAAAGCGCTCGCAGACGCGAAGGAAACGAAGAAACAGTACAATTTGGCGCTCGAATTGTTTTGGAGGATCGTGAGACGAGCGGACTTGACGCAGCCGGCCATGTCGGGCTTGGCGTCAAACCTGTGGATGTTGTCGCAGAAGTTGCAAGATTCCAATACTAAGTATTCG AAGACAATTCTGTCTGTACTGAAAAATGATCCAGCGGGACAACGGCTCCTGGAAAAgctaaaagtataa
- the LOC123691277 gene encoding VPS35 endosomal protein-sorting factor-like isoform X2: protein MPTYYPWTTAKKQKLKDYEYPCLEVSTHPLKMDIVKTMPSSKKSFIESLQKWSSPFEELDPLKRFERMNNEEESLPVELNIDTSTNYSKAWSMKRTFILNKYTTGEKLTIVSSFLPGGEKTLIRQVSNLNEKVKHRLEQLDDFDEGSVRKTMGLSQQEFITKVHMLDDEIKKAWDSEQRVKAFKIAIQCSKLLSDVTVMQFYPSKFVLISDVLDNFGSLVYDRLKKKSFGNLDVKFMDIDSNSVPEIAKETCQNWLFKMASIRELLPRLYMEMALLQCYVFISKDEIKATIIRLTKMIRGMGNPLVAIYIRVYLCNIASKLLGKDSEQYFYENLKEFIDEYQQIFHSSMLKKYGTQLLTADQYLNLYVPAVDWLLLGSLNQTTNKQALLDDLLQKCDQIENSELLLCCITSAFDSTSIINKSTTILDLIRKNVDGMVMSHQILASLGEHLCHAESYRQLSSEVLSQNWWKLASSMKGTANFLQVLEPWIQFACLQLSTQHINIILRGTIRYMIKCGQPADDYSVQIQAVVKRMLRHIPDVEELFLMDAFMPLVELVQTSSARTMMAKTVLSIFFDRYKSVQIDDPIVISSLMRLSRILHDSINAVSVEDESKACAELINKFIQASHHDDLEQQLNFYVECRAAFIKLDTVLVALVHAVNTLSTLAHEWRGRWLQRACAAYCFITVPSLHCALSKATLYLLSGQVALLNNCIGQAEANLKALVGLIPDIPQYIQEDGQKKPTHDRVLGLISNFLSTLLVLPDNVDSNSKAYILSGFIKTMEKIQWRKTDALYYTTLLRVLDLLSEMTQEQYAYHIDSVISNDELYGSDEEFIKYLDNHATNICQELLVVLKALADAKETKKQYNLALELFWRIVRRADLTQPAMSGLASNLWMLSQKLQDSNTKYSKTILSVLKNDPAGQRLLEKLKV from the exons GAACGGATGAATAATGAAGAG GAATCTTTACCTGTAGAATTAAACATTGATACATCTACAAATTATTCCAAAGCATGGAGTATGAaacgtacatttattttaaacaaatataccaCAGGAGAAAAGCTTACAATTGTCAGCAGCTTTCTACCAGGTGGAGAGAAAA CTTTAATAAGGCAGGTttctaatttgaatgaaaaagtGAAACATAGATTAGAGCAACTTGATGATTTTGATGAGGGTTCAGTTCGAAAAACCATGGGTTTAAGTCAGCAAGAGTTTATTACTAAAGTCCACATGTTAgatgatgaaataaaaaag GCTTGGGATTCAGAGCAAAGAGTTAAAGCATTCAAAATTGCAATTCAGTGCTCAAAATTACTTTCTGATGTAACTGTAATGCAATTCTATCCCAgcaaatttgttttaataagtGATGTATTGGACAATTTTGGCTCATTAGTATATGAtcgtttgaaaaaaaaaagttttgg AAATTTAGATGTAAAATTTATGGACATAGATTCAAATTCCGTTCCTGAAATAGCAAAGGAGACATGTCAAAATTGGCTGTTTAAGATGGCATCGATAAGAGAACTCTTGCCTCGTTTATATATGGAAATGGCGTTGTTACAATGCTACGTATTTATTTCCAAGGATGAAATAAAAGCAACTATTATTCGATTAACTAAAATGATACGGGGAATGGGTAACCCACTAGTTGCTATATATATACGGGTCTATTTATGCAATATAGCATCAAAATTATTGGGCAAAGATagtgagcaatatttttatgaaaatttaaaagaatttattGATGAATATCAGCag ATTTTTCACAGTTCAATGCTGAAAAAGTATGGCACACAACTATTGACTGCAGATCAATATTTAAACTTGTATGTGCCTGCAGTGGATTGGTTACTTTTGGGGTCTCTAAACCAAACTACTAATAAACAAGCTCTTTTGGATGATCTATTGCAGAAGTGTGATCAAATTGAAAATAG tgAACTTCTGCTGTGTTGTATCACATCAGCTTTTGATTCAACTAGCATCATTAATAAATCTACAACAATTCTAGACCTAATTCGTAAAAATGTTGATGGAATGG TGATGTCACATCAAATATTAGCGTCTCTCGGGGAGCATTTGTGTCACGCGGAAAGTTATCGCCAATTGTCTTCGGAGGTGTTGAGCCAGAACTGGTGGAAACTAGCCAGTAGCATGAAGGGCACGGCTAACTTCCTGCAAGTGTTGGAACCGTGGATACAATTTGCATGCTTACAGTTGTCT ACACaacatataaacataatattgcgGGGTACAATTCGATACATGATCAAATGCGGGCAGCCGGCGGACGACTACTCCGTACAGATTCAAGCTGTAGTCAAAAGAATGCTGAGGCACATTCCTGATGTTGAGGAACTCTTCTTGATG GATGCGTTCATGCCCCTCGTCGAGTTGGTTCAAACTTCAAGTGCTCGAACGATGATGGCGAAGACGGTGCTGTCGATATTTTTCGATAGATATAAATCGGTGCAAATAGATGATCCTATTGTAATATCGAGTTTGATGCGTCTCAGCCGAATTCTACATGACTCCATCAA TGCAGTGAGTGTAGAAGACGAGAGCAAGGCGTGTGCagaattgataaataaattcatcCAAGCGTCGCACCACGACGATCTGGAGCAACAACTGAACTTCTACGTGGAATGCAGGGCCGCGTTCATCAAACTTGACACTGTTCTTGTGGCACTTGTACAT GCGGTGAACACGCTGTCGACGCTTGCGCACGAGTGGCGCGGGCGCTGGCTGCAGCGCGCGTGCGCCGCGTACTGCTTCATCACGGTGCCGTCGCTGCACTGCGCGCTCAGCAAGGCCACGCTCTACCTGCTCTCGGGGCAGGTGGCGCTGCTCAACAACTGCATCGGACAGG CTGAAGCGAATTTAAAAGCCCTGGTTGGTTTAATACCGGACATACCGCAATACATCCAAGAGGACGGTCAGAAGAAACCCACGCATGACCGAGTTTTGGgattaataagtaatttccTATCAACGCTCTTAGTACTGCCA gacAACGTAGACAGTAATAGCAAAGCATATATTTTGAGCGGCTTCATAAAAACGATGGAGAAAATACAATGGCGGAAAACAGACGCTTTATATTACACGACGCTACTGCGTGTTTTAGACTTGCTTAGTGAAATGACGCAGGAGCAGTACGCGTATCACATAGATTcag TTATATCAAATGACGAGCTGTATGGTTCGGACGAAGAATTCATTAAATATCTGGATAATCATGCGACAAACATATGCCAAGAGTTACTTGTCGTATTGAAAGCGCTCGCAGACGCGAAGGAAACGAAGAAACAGTACAATTTGGCGCTCGAATTGTTTTGGAGGATCGTGAGACGAGCGGACTTGACGCAGCCGGCCATGTCGGGCTTGGCGTCAAACCTGTGGATGTTGTCGCAGAAGTTGCAAGATTCCAATACTAAGTATTCG AAGACAATTCTGTCTGTACTGAAAAATGATCCAGCGGGACAACGGCTCCTGGAAAAgctaaaagtataa